ttatattagATGTTGAATAGGATAATGAAGGACAGAGGTCGTTCAAGTATTCGGCAATCAGATTAATTACAATActtaacacttttttttaagttatcgcccttaaaattaatttacaagtggATTATTATAATGGATAAGTAAACTCGGGTATATAAACGCATATGAATGTAAAATATTCTATATTTTGGGGTATCATATAACGAAAGCACTCGATAAAATCCCGATCGGTTTTAAaggtaatattttatttccatttacattACGACATAATGTTATGCGACAACTGACAAAAGCTAAATGATACAGCAGCTAATGAATGCCCCCAACAATCAGGCACCCTCACTAAACGTAACCCTGCGCGTTACCCCGAATCTAGTATTTAATCATTTCGCGCCAACTGCCGGCTGGCCACACCGTCCGAAAATCggccttttccttttcctgttGTATTGCCCGACGGACGGTATGTGTATTTTTCTCAGCGAGCCACGTGCTAAATTTTGTCAATGGAAGGCCCGGCAGTGGGGATTTGCTGGGCAGCGAAGCGGCTTTGGCAGTGGCGCCCGAATGCTTGCACAAAACTAACGTTCGATTGTTCTATTTGCAGTGATCGCCCGTTCAATATAGTGAATCAAACATGGTGAGTATCTGTTGGTGGCGAGATATGGCTATgattgtttttgccttttcgcAAAATGGAACCCATGGCTAACGGCTGAAACCCACTTACTTTGCAGGCTCGTGGCCCCAAGAAGCATTTGAAGCGTTTAGCCGCCCCCAAGGCATGGATGTTGGACAAGCTGGGAGGCGTCTTCGCCCCGCGTCCCTCGACCGGTCCACACAAGCTGCGTGAGTCGCTGCCCCTGCTGATCTTCTTGAGAAACCGCTTGAAGTACGCCCTCAACGGCGCCGAGGTCACCAAGATCGTCATGCAGCGCCTGGTTAAGGTCGACGGAAAGGTCCGCACCGACCCCACCTACCCCGCTGGCTACATGGGTGAGTTTTGTGCAGGAAACGTGTTTTGAATGTGTGTACCTGTGTACTAATGTGCTGTATTGCCCATTGCAGATGTCATCACCCTCGAGAAGACCGGTGAGTTCTTCCGTCTGGTCTACGACGTGAAGGGACGCTTCGTCATCCACCGCATCTCCGCCGAGGAGGCCAAGGTGAGTTGTCTATTCTGCCCAAGGAGGTAGCTTCCAGAGGCTCTAGCTTTCCAATGAATGGCTTAAATGGATGTCACCTCAATTGCCAGTGTGATTAGCTAGAATCGGAAATACTTAACAGGAGTATCGAGTAAACTTACGATCAACGTTCCTCAacgttttgttttgaaatcCTCTTATTCTTATACCTCTTTggaatacaaaaatgaatttttaggataaatatggaatgttaacaacttaaatattcaaaaggGCTTTGTCGAAGACCGTTTTGCGTGTAGAATAGTGCGCCGATTGGTTCAAAACGAAGCCCAAAGCAATTTTTGATACGACGGTCTCTGATTTGACAAATCCCAGTTGATTCAGTAACTTTTACGTGCAATTACAATTGAAATCAGAGAGTTTTTAGTATTAGTTAGTTATTCGAAATTAATGGACGAAACTGTTTGTGGGCTTCGTCGAAGACCGATTTCCGCCTATTGCCATGTGTCTATTGGTTCAAATCGAAGCCCAAAGCAATTTTTGATACGACGGTCTCTGATTCGACATTCCGCAGTCGTCTTAGTAACTTTTACGTGCAATTACAAAGCAATAAAACGGAATTATTAGGTGAATTTATTAAACTATAAGTTTAGGCAGAACCTCAGCTAAGCCTTGGAATTAACCGACATCTCATTTGCTCCTTTGCAGTACAAGTTGTGCAAGGTCAAGAAGACCCAGCTGGGCGCCAAGGGAGTTCCTTTCCTGGTCACACACGACGGCCGCACCATCCGCTACCCGGATCCCCTGATCCACGCCAACGACACCGTGCAGGTGGACATTGCCTCCGGCAAGATCACCGACTACATCAAGTTCGATTCCGGTAAGGATCTCATCGTTGATCGCCTTTCATTGGCTGGTTCGAAGACCACAAAACGCTCATCAAAGTTGCGTGGTTCAAAAACAATAAGCCAATAGCAATTTTTGTCACGACGGTCTCTGATTCGGCACTCCACAGTCGTTCCAGTAACTTTTACGTGCAATTACAGTCGCCCAATCTAAGCTAACTAGTTTGATTCCAACTAACTGAGTGCTTTTCGATCCACAGGCAACCTCTGCATGATCACCGGAGGCAGGAATTTGGGACGTGTCGGCACCGTTGTCAACCGTGAGCGTCACCCCGGATCCTTCGACATTGTGCACATCAAGGACTCGCAGGGCCATGTGTTCGCCACCCGTTTGACCAACGTGTTCATCATTGGCAAGGGCAACAAGCCCTACATCTCCCTGCCCAAGGGCAAGGGTGTCAAGCTGAGCATTGCGGAGGAGCGCGACAAGCGTCTGGCCGCCAAGACCCACTAAGCCGCAGGAGTTTAAGGATTTTTACCTTTTAGCATAACACTCTGTACGTTGAGCTACGGAATTACAAGCCAAGAACGTAACACatgtgttttcttttgcaaAG
This genomic interval from Drosophila teissieri strain GT53w chromosome 3L, Prin_Dtei_1.1, whole genome shotgun sequence contains the following:
- the LOC122616277 gene encoding 40S ribosomal protein S4; protein product: MARGPKKHLKRLAAPKAWMLDKLGGVFAPRPSTGPHKLRESLPLLIFLRNRLKYALNGAEVTKIVMQRLVKVDGKVRTDPTYPAGYMDVITLEKTGEFFRLVYDVKGRFVIHRISAEEAKYKLCKVKKTQLGAKGVPFLVTHDGRTIRYPDPLIHANDTVQVDIASGKITDYIKFDSGNLCMITGGRNLGRVGTVVNRERHPGSFDIVHIKDSQGHVFATRLTNVFIIGKGNKPYISLPKGKGVKLSIAEERDKRLAAKTH